The genomic segment GCACGTCCCCTCCCCGGGGTCCGCGCCCGCCGGTGGGGCAGCGGCGAGGGGCCGGCCCCGTGCGGGACCGGCCCCTCGTCGCTGCCCGCCCGCTCAGGCGGCCTGCTTGGTCTCCCAGAAGATCGTCGCGATCTCGTCGATCTTGTCGAGCAGCTTCTGCGCCTCGGCCGGGTCCACGGTGCCCTTGCCGCCGGCCGCGCCGGCGAGCTTCGTGGCCTCGTTGAACAGCTGGTGCAGGTGCGGGTACTTCTCGAAGTGCGGCGGCTTGAAGTAGTCGGTCCACAGCACCCACAGGTGGTGCTTGACCAGGTCCGAGCGCTGCTCCTTGATGATGAGGCAGCGCGTCCGGAAGACCGGGTCGTCGTTGGCCTGGTACTTCTCGCAGATGGCCTTGACCGACTCGGCCTCGAAGCGCGCCTGCGACGGGTCGTAGACGCCGCACGGCAGGTCGCAGTGGGCGTGGGCGGTCGTACGGGGTGCGAGGAGTCGCGAGAGCACGGGCATCCGTCCTTCCGGTGGCGTGCGTGGGGCGTTCGCCAGGGACACTACCCCCGCGCCCCACGACCGCAATCGCCGCGGCGACGACCCGGCGACCGCCCCGGCGACCGCCCCCGAGACCGACCGGAGGTCGACCCGCCGTGCCCCTGCCGCTGGGCCTCGCCGACGTGTCCGGCCCCTCGATGGTCCCCGCGCTGCGGCACGGGGACGTGGTGCTCGTGCGGTACGGCGCGCGGGTCCGCCCCGGCGACGTGGTCCTCGCCCGGCGCCCGGACCGCCCCGGGCTGGTGCTCGTCAAGCGGGCGGTGCGCCGCGCCGGGCCGGGCTGGTGGCTCGAGGGCGACAGCCCGGTGGCGAGCACGGACAGCCGCGACTTCGGGCCCGTGCCGGACGCGCTCGTGCTGGGGCGGGTGGTCCTGCGGCTGCGCCCGCCGGGGCGGGTGCGCCGGCGCGGCGCTCAGCCCGCCGCGCGGCGGCGGGCGCGGTAGGCGGCGACGTTGGCCCGGGTCGCGCAGCGCTCGGAGCAGTAGCGGCGCGAGCGGTTGGTCGAGGTGTCGACGAAGACGTGCCGGCAGCCGCTCGCCGCGCAGACGCCGAAGCGGTCCGGGCCGAGCTCGGTGAGCTGCACGGCCAGGCCCATCACCGCGGCCGCCGTGTACGCCTCCACCACGTCGTGCGCGCCCTCGGAGACGTGCAGGTGCCAGGGCTGGCGGTCGTGCGCGGTGACCTGCGGGCTGATCGGGGCGGCCGCGAGGAGCACGTTGAGCTCGCGCACCGCGCGCGCGGCGTTGCCGGAGGCCGCGTCCTCGACGATGCGCCGCAGCCGCTCGCGCAGCGCCCGCAGGCGCGGGAGCGCGTCGGTGCGCGGGAGCCGCCGCCACGCCGCCCGGTCGCCGAGCAGGGCCTCGAGGCCCGCCGCGTCGACGAGGGCGTCCTGCTCGGGGCGCCCCGGGTCGGCGGTGTTGACCAGCCGGACCGCGAGGTCGCCGTAGGACGCCAGGTCCACCGCAGCCGCTCCCGTCCCGGGCGTCGCCGGGCGCCCTCCGGCGAGCGTACGTGGCTAGGCTCGCGCCGTGCTCGCCGCGTACGCCGCCCGGACCGACCCCGACGACCCGCTCGCCGGGCTCGAGGTGGGGGAGCGCCCCGAGCCGGTCGCGCGCGAGGGCTGGACGACGGTGCGGCTGCGCGCGGCCTCGCTCAACCACCACGACCTGTGGAGCCTGCGCGGCGTCGGCCTACCGGCCGACCGGCTCCCGATGGTGCTCGGGTGCGACGGCGCCGGGACCACCGAGGACGGGCGCGAGGTCGTCGTGCACGCTGTGGTCGCCGACCCGGCCTGGAGCGGCGACGAGACCCTCGACCCGCGGCGCACGCTGCTCTCCGAGCGCTACGACGGCAC from the Vallicoccus soli genome contains:
- the sodN gene encoding superoxide dismutase, Ni, yielding MPVLSRLLAPRTTAHAHCDLPCGVYDPSQARFEAESVKAICEKYQANDDPVFRTRCLIIKEQRSDLVKHHLWVLWTDYFKPPHFEKYPHLHQLFNEATKLAGAAGGKGTVDPAEAQKLLDKIDEIATIFWETKQAA
- the sodX gene encoding nickel-type superoxide dismutase maturation protease, translated to MPLPLGLADVSGPSMVPALRHGDVVLVRYGARVRPGDVVLARRPDRPGLVLVKRAVRRAGPGWWLEGDSPVASTDSRDFGPVPDALVLGRVVLRLRPPGRVRRRGAQPAARRRAR
- a CDS encoding CGNR zinc finger domain-containing protein, translated to MDLASYGDLAVRLVNTADPGRPEQDALVDAAGLEALLGDRAAWRRLPRTDALPRLRALRERLRRIVEDAASGNAARAVRELNVLLAAAPISPQVTAHDRQPWHLHVSEGAHDVVEAYTAAAVMGLAVQLTELGPDRFGVCAASGCRHVFVDTSTNRSRRYCSERCATRANVAAYRARRRAAG